In Colwellia sp. PAMC 20917, a single genomic region encodes these proteins:
- a CDS encoding site-specific integrase, which translates to MNQLQEQHYNFLYEQHLINLRLQGKRPSTIDAYARAVRRITAFFDKTPDTLTMADLKQYFNSLIQTHSWSTIKLDRNGLQFFYRYTLNKQWEWLSIVKPPQVKRIPDILTVKQVSDVINQTKQLRYQVFFMSLYSMGLRLSEGLNLTIHDIDKSTMLVHVREGKGGKDRMVPMPEHTLLALRNYWTTHRHALLIFPGLHVNAKTHMDKGGVQKSLKKVLRDCRIQKLISPHSLRHCFATHLLEQGLDLRSLQQLLGHASLNTTARYTQLTKVKQRDMSRAVNKLTDKLNITWSVK; encoded by the coding sequence ATGAATCAATTACAAGAGCAACACTATAATTTTCTTTATGAACAACATCTTATCAACTTAAGACTACAAGGTAAACGTCCTTCAACCATTGATGCTTATGCCCGTGCAGTGCGTCGTATTACCGCCTTTTTTGATAAAACACCTGATACGTTAACCATGGCTGACTTAAAGCAATATTTCAACAGCCTCATTCAAACCCATTCTTGGAGCACTATTAAACTTGACCGTAACGGTTTGCAATTTTTTTACCGCTATACGCTCAATAAACAATGGGAGTGGCTTTCTATCGTCAAACCGCCGCAAGTAAAGCGCATCCCTGATATTTTAACGGTCAAGCAAGTCAGTGATGTGATTAATCAAACCAAGCAACTTCGCTATCAAGTGTTTTTTATGTCACTTTATTCTATGGGGTTACGCTTAAGTGAAGGGCTTAACTTAACCATACATGATATTGATAAATCGACAATGCTAGTGCATGTTCGTGAGGGCAAAGGAGGGAAAGACCGTATGGTGCCTATGCCTGAGCACACCCTATTAGCCTTGAGGAATTATTGGACAACACATCGCCACGCGCTCTTGATTTTCCCAGGCCTTCATGTAAATGCGAAAACACACATGGATAAAGGCGGTGTTCAAAAATCCTTAAAAAAAGTACTGCGTGATTGTCGTATTCAAAAGCTCATTAGCCCACATTCACTTCGTCATTGTTTTGCGACTCACCTACTTGAACAAGGGCTTGATTTGCGTTCTTTGCAGCAATTGCTTGGACACGCCAGTCTCAACACCACCGCACGCTACACTCAACTCACCAAAGTTAAACAACGTGATATGTCACGCGCCGTAAATAAATTAACAGATAAGCTCAACATTACATGGTCTGTAAAATGA
- a CDS encoding IS91 family transposase, producing the protein MSTFIDLLRQHHQALETQYSVKLTPDMRHAIFAMLSCKTAQQGKSLWACSSCEHHDSQALSCGNRHCPQCQQSTTSTWLERQKQKRLPVEYFMTTFTLPYELRALARRRPKALYQIMFSVSASILKDFAQYNNLGKIGFTSVLHTHNRKRDLHPHIHIIVPNGGYDAKRKQWKKGKSGYLFNAKTLAKVWRARIFEAINQHHDLSLKNIKIMPKKWVVDCRKVGYGLPALKYLSRYLYRGVLADKDIIHHDKDNVTFRYIDSTTKKTDTHTLPTLKFLLLILRHVLPKGLQRVRDYGLLSSGARKLRLLIQLLLTEFTHVLPPSITPIKPKATRVCPCCKHHMLCTGVIRAG; encoded by the coding sequence ATGAGTACCTTTATCGATTTACTTCGTCAACATCATCAAGCCCTTGAAACTCAGTATAGCGTTAAATTAACACCTGATATGCGTCACGCGATTTTTGCCATGCTTTCATGTAAAACTGCCCAGCAAGGAAAATCCTTATGGGCTTGTTCATCTTGTGAGCATCATGATAGCCAAGCGCTTTCTTGTGGCAATAGACATTGCCCACAATGTCAGCAAAGTACAACGTCAACGTGGCTTGAAAGACAAAAGCAAAAACGTTTACCTGTTGAGTATTTCATGACAACGTTTACGTTGCCCTATGAATTGAGAGCATTAGCTCGAAGACGACCTAAGGCCCTCTATCAAATCATGTTTAGTGTCAGTGCCTCGATTTTAAAAGACTTTGCACAGTACAATAACTTAGGAAAAATTGGCTTTACTTCCGTCCTTCATACACATAATCGAAAACGTGACCTGCATCCTCATATACATATTATAGTGCCCAATGGCGGTTATGATGCAAAACGTAAACAGTGGAAGAAAGGCAAGTCGGGTTATTTGTTTAATGCTAAGACTCTCGCTAAGGTATGGCGAGCTCGAATATTTGAGGCAATTAACCAACATCATGATTTGTCACTGAAAAACATTAAAATCATGCCCAAGAAATGGGTCGTAGATTGTAGAAAGGTTGGCTATGGTCTGCCTGCTTTAAAGTATCTTTCAAGATACCTTTATCGCGGTGTGTTAGCGGATAAAGATATTATTCATCATGATAAAGACAATGTGACGTTTCGCTATATAGATAGCACCACTAAAAAAACAGACACTCACACATTGCCCACATTGAAGTTCCTATTACTTATCTTACGCCATGTATTACCTAAGGGATTACAGCGCGTGAGAGATTATGGGTTGTTATCCTCTGGCGCACGAAAGCTACGGCTATTGATACAGCTGTTACTTACCGAATTCACTCATGTTTTACCGCCGAGCATTACGCCAATAAAGCCCAAAGCAACACGGGTTTGTCCGTGCTGTAAGCATCATATGTTATGTACGGGCGTCATTAGGGCTGGCTAA